A window from Fusobacterium sp. FSA-380-WT-3A encodes these proteins:
- a CDS encoding adenine deaminase C-terminal domain-containing protein has translation MKKLKILELGKEIEKLRFEMRRQGYKHYNPIMSLCTLSLPVSPALKITDKGLIDVSNSKIVNLLVD, from the coding sequence ATGAAAAAATTAAAAATATTAGAGTTGGGAAAAGAAATTGAAAAATTAAGATTTGAAATGAGAAGACAAGGATATAAACATTATAATCCTATAATGTCTTTATGTACTTTATCACTACCTGTTTCTCCAGCTTTAAAAATAACTGATAAAGGTTTAATAGATGTTAGCAATTCAAAAATAGTAAATTTATTAGTAGATTAA
- the ylxM gene encoding YlxM family DNA-binding protein: MELKEMIEIGILLDYYKVLLTEKQSRYLIEYFEEDLSLTEIAENYGISRQAVYDNIKRGIKILKNYEEKLKFYERDKELQKDLLELKNNFTMEKLDEIIKKLS, translated from the coding sequence ATGGAACTAAAAGAAATGATAGAAATTGGTATTTTACTAGATTATTATAAGGTTCTTTTAACAGAAAAACAAAGTAGATATTTAATAGAATATTTTGAAGAAGATTTATCACTTACAGAGATTGCTGAAAATTATGGAATAAGTAGACAAGCTGTCTACGATAATATTAAAAGAGGAATAAAAATTTTAAAAAATTATGAAGAAAAATTAAAATTTTATGAAAGAGATAAAGAACTTCAAAAGGATTTATTAGAATTAAAAAATAATTTTACAATGGAAAAACTTGATGAAATTATAAAAAAATTAAGTTAG
- a CDS encoding DeoR/GlpR family DNA-binding transcription regulator has product MLANDRQNKIIEILERDGSVKVSNLVTLFDVSLETVRRDLDVLEKKGIAEKVYGGAILKDKENNTNLSYSFRETKNKDQKREIATMAIKYINEGETIALNGGTTNIEIAKLIKDKYNVLTVVTNSLKIVEELEDSKGINLILAGGIYNKSEFSFLGIQTEKFLNNFTVDKSFIAVGGVSLKRGITDYLIDEVVVQKKMIDISEEVIILADSSKIENNSLIKICDMEDINFIITDSNLDEEIKKLYLKKGMDIRNS; this is encoded by the coding sequence ATGTTGGCTAATGATAGACAAAATAAAATAATTGAAATCTTAGAAAGAGATGGAAGTGTAAAAGTGTCCAATTTAGTTACTCTTTTTGATGTGTCATTGGAAACAGTAAGAAGAGATTTAGATGTTTTAGAGAAAAAAGGAATAGCTGAAAAAGTTTATGGTGGAGCAATTTTAAAAGATAAAGAAAATAATACAAATTTAAGTTATTCATTTAGAGAAACAAAAAATAAAGACCAAAAAAGAGAAATAGCAACTATGGCTATAAAATATATAAATGAAGGGGAAACAATAGCTTTAAATGGAGGAACTACAAATATTGAGATAGCAAAACTTATAAAAGATAAATATAACGTTCTTACTGTTGTAACTAATTCATTAAAGATAGTAGAGGAGCTTGAGGATTCTAAAGGAATAAACTTAATTCTTGCTGGTGGAATTTATAATAAATCAGAATTTTCTTTTCTTGGAATTCAGACAGAAAAATTTTTAAATAATTTTACTGTTGATAAATCTTTTATAGCTGTAGGAGGAGTTTCTTTAAAAAGAGGAATTACTGATTATCTAATTGATGAGGTAGTAGTTCAGAAAAAAATGATTGATATAAGTGAAGAGGTTATAATATTAGCTGATTCAAGTAAAATAGAAAATAATTCTCTTATAAAAATTTGTGATATGGAGGACATAAATTTTATAATAACAGATTCAAATCTTGATGAAGAAATAAAAAAATTATATTTAAAAAAAGGAATGGATATAAGAAATTCATAA
- a CDS encoding Tex family protein — protein sequence MKNIFEIISEELKIGIKQIENTVKLLDEGSTVPFISRYRKEATGNLDENQIGDILKSVTYIRNLEKRKEEVINLIEEQGKLTDELKKNILEATKLQEVEDLYLPYKKRRKTKADIAIEKGLEPLSQFIYLAKTMESIEKEAKKYITEEVGTFEEAIEGAKLIVAQKISENAQYREYLRNVYLKDAIVTSKNTKKALELDEKKVYGDYYEYSETIKTILSHRVLALNRGEKEEILNVSLKIEDVVRDRIEKYILKKEFKNYEIEEFLLEIIKDSLDRLILPSIEREVRNILTEKSEEEAIGIFKENLKNLLLQPPLKEKNILGLDPGYRTGCKVAVVDKNGFYVTNDVFHLVEGMDSPKQLEISREKLLKYLDKYEIDIVSIGNGTASRETESFVAKTIRENNKQAKYVITNEAGASVYSASKLANEEFPDLDVTVRGAISIARRIQDPLGELVKIDPKSIGVGMYQHDVDQKRLAESLEEVIASVVNSVGINVNTASWALLEHVSGIKKNIAKNIVEYRKENGNFKNRKSLLKVKGLGNKAYEQMAGFLIIENGENILDNTIIHPESYEIAEEILTVNNISLKEYRENLKDSREKLKSFNFEKFADEKGYGKETVKDIYEALIRDRRDPRDELERPLLKSDILNIENLQPGMELEGTVRNVVKFGAFIDIGLKNDALLHISEISDKFVKDPSEVLSVGQIIKVKVKDIDKERQRVGLTRRTTK from the coding sequence ATGAAAAATATTTTTGAAATAATAAGTGAAGAACTTAAAATAGGAATAAAACAAATAGAAAATACAGTAAAACTTTTAGATGAAGGCTCTACAGTACCTTTTATATCTAGATATAGAAAAGAAGCAACTGGAAATCTTGATGAAAATCAAATTGGAGATATTTTAAAATCTGTAACTTATATTAGAAACCTTGAAAAGAGAAAAGAGGAAGTTATAAATCTTATTGAAGAACAAGGAAAACTTACAGATGAATTAAAGAAAAATATATTAGAAGCAACAAAGCTACAAGAGGTAGAAGATTTATATTTACCTTATAAAAAAAGAAGAAAAACAAAAGCTGATATAGCTATTGAAAAAGGATTAGAACCTTTATCTCAATTTATATATTTAGCAAAAACAATGGAAAGTATTGAAAAAGAAGCAAAAAAATATATAACTGAAGAAGTTGGAACTTTTGAAGAGGCTATTGAAGGGGCAAAATTAATAGTAGCTCAAAAAATTTCTGAAAATGCTCAATACAGAGAATATTTAAGAAATGTTTATTTAAAAGATGCTATTGTAACTTCAAAAAATACTAAAAAAGCTTTAGAATTAGATGAGAAAAAAGTTTATGGTGATTATTATGAGTATAGTGAAACTATAAAAACAATACTTTCTCATAGGGTTTTAGCTTTAAACAGAGGAGAAAAAGAGGAAATTTTAAATGTTTCTTTAAAAATAGAAGATGTTGTAAGAGATAGAATAGAAAAATATATTTTAAAGAAAGAATTTAAAAATTATGAGATTGAAGAATTTCTTTTAGAAATTATAAAAGACTCTTTAGATAGATTAATACTTCCGTCAATAGAGAGAGAAGTAAGAAATATTTTAACAGAAAAAAGTGAAGAAGAAGCTATAGGAATATTTAAAGAAAATTTAAAAAATCTTCTTTTACAACCACCTTTAAAAGAAAAAAATATTTTAGGATTAGACCCTGGATATAGAACAGGTTGTAAAGTTGCAGTAGTAGATAAAAATGGATTCTATGTAACAAATGATGTATTCCATTTAGTTGAAGGAATGGACAGTCCAAAACAACTTGAAATATCTCGTGAAAAATTATTAAAATATTTAGATAAATATGAGATAGATATAGTTTCAATAGGAAATGGAACTGCTTCAAGAGAGACAGAAAGTTTTGTAGCAAAAACTATAAGAGAAAATAATAAACAAGCAAAATATGTAATAACAAATGAGGCTGGAGCTTCAGTATATTCAGCTTCAAAATTAGCAAATGAGGAGTTTCCAGACTTAGATGTTACAGTAAGAGGAGCTATTTCAATAGCTAGAAGAATACAAGACCCATTAGGAGAGCTTGTAAAAATAGACCCAAAATCAATAGGAGTTGGAATGTATCAACATGATGTTGACCAAAAAAGATTGGCTGAATCTTTAGAAGAAGTAATTGCTTCAGTAGTTAACAGTGTTGGAATAAATGTAAATACAGCTTCTTGGGCATTACTTGAACATGTATCAGGAATTAAAAAAAATATTGCTAAAAATATTGTAGAATACAGAAAAGAAAATGGAAACTTTAAAAATAGAAAATCTTTATTAAAAGTAAAAGGACTTGGAAATAAAGCTTACGAACAAATGGCAGGATTTTTAATAATCGAAAATGGAGAAAACATTTTAGACAATACAATTATCCACCCTGAATCATATGAAATAGCAGAAGAAATTTTAACAGTAAATAATATATCTCTAAAAGAATATAGAGAAAACTTAAAAGATAGTAGAGAAAAATTAAAATCATTTAATTTTGAAAAATTTGCTGATGAAAAGGGATATGGAAAAGAAACTGTAAAAGATATATATGAAGCTTTAATAAGAGATAGAAGAGACCCAAGAGATGAACTTGAAAGACCTCTTTTAAAATCAGATATATTAAATATTGAAAATTTACAACCTGGAATGGAATTAGAAGGAACAGTTAGAAATGTTGTAAAATTTGGAGCTTTTATAGATATAGGATTAAAAAATGATGCCCTATTACATATATCAGAAATTTCTGATAAATTTGTAAAAGACCCAAGTGAAGTATTATCTGTTGGTCAAATAATAAAAGTTAAGGTAAAAGATATTGATAAAGAAAGACAAAGAGTAGGATTAACTAGAAGAACTACCAAATAA
- a CDS encoding sugar phosphate isomerase/epimerase, protein MLKLGLESESLHLWFQNKRMDIFGFIEKAHELGFDGVQINVVPDYNLDPVWGALGGNSDEHLKKVKELIDKYNLYVEIDTRNLEYDHLVEVIKVADKLGAEIIRSYIPIKPLKAEALSGEDGAYDFAKVRCDFDPNSFDEGIEKVKKLIPVLQKYRIKLALENHEYETSEELVDVVKKLNSKWVGLHYDFGNSMMVWEEPVKAAENMAPYTLTTHFKDHIIIEDPSDKYGYVVCGVPAGEGNIDLEKTFAIMMEKSGLTRINVEMCYPYCAQFKRTPGTGGVEKVGEGTFKVEKPLYDYNVMRPRQYYYPQEVSNELLEELLEKQMKGVEKSFKYLKKLRDNYFGK, encoded by the coding sequence ATGTTAAAATTAGGGTTAGAAAGTGAAAGCTTACATTTATGGTTTCAAAATAAAAGAATGGATATTTTTGGATTTATTGAAAAAGCTCATGAATTAGGATTTGATGGTGTACAAATTAATGTGGTTCCAGATTATAATCTTGACCCTGTTTGGGGAGCTTTAGGTGGAAATTCAGATGAACATTTAAAAAAAGTAAAAGAATTAATAGATAAATATAATCTTTATGTAGAAATTGATACAAGAAATTTAGAGTATGACCATTTAGTAGAAGTTATAAAAGTTGCTGATAAATTAGGAGCAGAAATAATAAGGTCTTATATTCCTATAAAACCATTAAAAGCTGAAGCATTATCTGGAGAAGATGGAGCTTATGACTTTGCCAAAGTTCGTTGTGACTTTGACCCAAACTCTTTTGATGAAGGAATAGAAAAAGTAAAAAAATTAATTCCTGTTTTACAAAAATATAGAATAAAACTTGCTCTTGAAAATCATGAGTATGAAACTTCAGAAGAATTAGTAGATGTAGTAAAAAAATTAAATTCTAAATGGGTTGGACTTCATTATGATTTTGGAAATTCTATGATGGTTTGGGAAGAACCTGTAAAAGCAGCAGAAAATATGGCTCCTTATACTTTAACAACACATTTTAAAGACCATATAATAATAGAAGACCCAAGTGATAAATATGGATATGTAGTTTGTGGAGTTCCAGCTGGAGAAGGGAATATAGATTTAGAAAAAACATTTGCAATTATGATGGAAAAATCAGGTTTAACAAGAATAAATGTTGAAATGTGCTATCCTTATTGTGCTCAATTTAAAAGAACACCAGGAACAGGTGGAGTAGAAAAAGTTGGAGAGGGAACATTCAAAGTAGAAAAACCATTATATGATTATAATGTAATGAGACCTCGTCAATATTATTATCCACAAGAAGTATCAAATGAACTTTTAGAAGAATTATTAGAAAAACAAATGAAAGGTGTAGAAAAAAGTTTTAAATATTTGAAAAAATTAAGAGATAATTATTTTGGAAAATAA
- the rpsP gene encoding 30S ribosomal protein S16, whose protein sequence is MLKLRLTRLGSTKRPVYRLAAMENLSKRDGKAVAYLGNYYPLEDSKVELKEEEILNFLKNGAQPTRTVKSLLVKAGVWAKFEELKK, encoded by the coding sequence ATGTTAAAATTAAGATTAACTAGATTAGGAAGCACAAAAAGACCAGTTTACAGATTAGCTGCAATGGAAAACTTATCAAAAAGAGATGGTAAAGCAGTAGCTTATTTAGGAAACTACTATCCATTAGAAGATTCTAAAGTAGAATTAAAAGAAGAAGAAATCTTAAACTTCTTAAAAAATGGAGCTCAACCTACAAGAACTGTAAAATCTTTATTAGTTAAAGCTGGAGTTTGGGCAAAATTCGAAGAATTAAAAAAATAA
- a CDS encoding YitT family protein: MLKKKWMDYIIVYIGCIIQAFSITCILKPNGLTVGGITGLSLTLGKIFNFNYTYIYYSICLLILVCAKIFLGTREVKKIVLLSTTYPLILIGMNQIKFNFLSDTPEKLLICIYYGIFMGIGTGLVLKKGFSQGSSDTVAKILHKKLFPFMGISQVLLGLDITILLISGVVFGKTAVLYAIIMQMIYSKTISTVLFGFGSSLVKVVIISDQIVKISNFMKNTIHRGFSIGTVVGGQNKVKREKIISVCSLREAMLIKEFITKIDENAFVNIVPTIAAWGREDGLQKLKEN, from the coding sequence ATGTTGAAGAAAAAATGGATGGATTATATTATAGTCTATATTGGGTGTATAATACAGGCCTTTTCTATAACATGTATATTAAAACCTAATGGCCTTACAGTTGGAGGAATTACAGGATTATCTTTAACTTTAGGAAAGATATTTAATTTTAATTATACATATATTTATTACAGTATATGTCTTTTAATATTAGTTTGTGCAAAAATTTTTCTAGGAACAAGAGAGGTAAAAAAAATAGTTCTTCTTTCAACTACCTATCCTTTAATTCTTATTGGAATGAATCAAATAAAATTTAATTTTCTTTCTGATACTCCAGAAAAATTACTTATATGTATTTACTATGGAATATTTATGGGTATAGGAACAGGATTGGTATTAAAAAAAGGATTTTCTCAAGGAAGTTCAGATACAGTTGCAAAAATTTTACATAAAAAATTATTTCCTTTTATGGGAATAAGTCAAGTTTTATTAGGTCTAGATATAACAATCCTTCTTATATCAGGAGTTGTTTTTGGAAAAACAGCAGTGCTTTATGCTATTATAATGCAAATGATATATAGTAAAACAATAAGTACAGTACTATTTGGATTTGGTTCATCGCTTGTAAAAGTTGTAATTATAAGTGACCAAATAGTAAAAATATCTAATTTTATGAAGAATACAATTCATAGAGGATTTAGTATAGGAACAGTAGTAGGTGGACAAAATAAAGTAAAAAGAGAAAAAATAATATCTGTATGTTCTCTAAGAGAAGCTATGCTAATAAAGGAATTTATAACAAAAATAGATGAAAATGCCTTTGTAAATATAGTACCAACAATAGCAGCTTGGGGAAGAGAAGATGGATTACAAAAATTAAAAGAGAATTAA
- a CDS encoding MFS transporter yields MEKATGLKKWLRFIILVIGAGTVFKLSSLKDAFYVPMQEFMGLSHTQIGAALSVYGLVQTIGNFASIYISDRFSKRIMISVSLVCVGLVGIYISTFPGYMGILLAWGLLSFFGEVVYWPVLLKAVRLLGDETEQGRLFGFLEAGRGVVDTIVAFSALGIFALLGKGSAALRGGILFFAGVVIAIGVISYFFIEDDTIETVDKDGNELSKNKVAWNGVMQAVKTPEIWVVSLTIASIYSVYCGLTYFIPFLKDIYGMPVTLVGAYGIINQYGLKMVGGPVGGMLADKKFKSATKFMRVALLVSIVAMFGFMNLPHESMNVYVGMACTLGFGAIIFSMRAVFFAPVDEIKIPRNISGAAMSIVCIFGYCPQMFAFTLYGSMLDKHPGMAGYKMVFTTMIGFAVLGVVITTVLLKMIKRKQNEVVAD; encoded by the coding sequence ATGGAAAAAGCAACAGGATTAAAAAAATGGCTAAGATTTATTATTTTGGTAATAGGAGCAGGAACAGTATTTAAATTATCATCTTTAAAAGATGCTTTTTATGTTCCTATGCAAGAATTTATGGGATTATCACACACTCAGATTGGAGCAGCTCTTTCTGTTTATGGATTGGTTCAAACAATAGGGAACTTTGCTTCTATTTATATATCTGACAGATTTTCTAAGAGAATAATGATTTCAGTTTCTCTAGTTTGTGTTGGACTTGTAGGAATTTATATTTCTACTTTCCCTGGATATATGGGAATTTTATTAGCATGGGGATTATTATCATTCTTTGGAGAAGTTGTATATTGGCCAGTTCTATTAAAAGCAGTTAGACTTTTAGGAGATGAAACAGAGCAAGGAAGACTTTTTGGATTCTTAGAAGCTGGAAGAGGAGTAGTAGATACAATAGTAGCTTTTTCTGCTTTAGGAATATTTGCTTTACTTGGTAAAGGGTCAGCAGCATTAAGAGGAGGAATTTTATTCTTTGCAGGAGTTGTAATTGCTATTGGAGTTATTTCTTATTTCTTTATAGAAGATGATACAATTGAAACTGTTGATAAAGATGGAAATGAGTTAAGTAAAAATAAAGTTGCTTGGAATGGAGTTATGCAAGCTGTAAAAACTCCAGAAATCTGGGTTGTATCACTAACAATTGCATCTATATATTCAGTTTATTGTGGACTTACATATTTTATACCATTTTTAAAAGATATATATGGAATGCCTGTAACTTTAGTTGGAGCTTATGGAATTATTAACCAATATGGATTAAAAATGGTTGGAGGACCTGTAGGTGGAATGCTTGCAGACAAAAAATTTAAATCAGCTACTAAATTTATGAGAGTAGCTCTTTTAGTATCAATAGTAGCAATGTTTGGATTTATGAATTTACCACATGAGTCAATGAATGTTTATGTTGGAATGGCGTGTACTTTAGGATTTGGAGCTATAATTTTCTCAATGAGAGCTGTTTTCTTTGCTCCAGTTGATGAGATAAAAATTCCTAGAAATATAAGTGGAGCAGCAATGTCAATAGTATGTATCTTTGGTTATTGTCCACAAATGTTTGCTTTCACATTATATGGAAGTATGTTAGACAAACATCCTGGAATGGCAGGATATAAAATGGTATTTACAACAATGATAGGATTTGCAGTTTTAGGAGTAGTTATAACTACAGTATTATTAAAAATGATAAAAAGAAAACAAAATGAAGTTGTAGCAGATTAA
- a CDS encoding CAP domain-containing protein → MKKLLNYLLIIFTFIIFSIISYGENYQQEILDIINNERVENNLSPLEEKEILNEMAIKKASLVAKEGKLDHYAGGYSSLGEFFKEYEISYLAIAENLARNSNGPKDVAKSWIESKGHRANLLNPQYTYTGIGKFTDENNNTYWVQLFLKERSQK, encoded by the coding sequence ATGAAAAAATTATTAAATTATTTACTTATTATTTTTACCTTTATAATTTTTTCTATAATTTCTTATGGAGAAAATTATCAACAAGAGATTTTAGATATTATAAATAATGAAAGGGTTGAAAATAATCTTTCACCATTAGAAGAAAAAGAAATTTTAAATGAAATGGCAATAAAAAAAGCTTCTTTAGTAGCTAAGGAGGGGAAACTTGACCATTATGCTGGTGGATATTCTTCTTTAGGAGAATTTTTTAAAGAATATGAGATTTCTTATTTGGCTATTGCTGAAAATCTAGCTAGAAATTCAAATGGACCAAAAGATGTGGCTAAAAGTTGGATTGAATCTAAAGGTCATAGAGCTAATCTTTTAAATCCTCAATATACATACACAGGTATAGGAAAGTTTACTGATGAAAATAATAATACCTATTGGGTTCAATTATTTTTAAAAGAGAGAAGTCAAAAATAA
- the ffh gene encoding signal recognition particle protein: MLENLGNRFQSIFKKVRGQSKLTESNIKEALKEVKMSLLEADVNYKVVKDFINKIQEKAIGTEVLIGVNPGQQFIKIVNDELIELLGGTNSRLTKGVKNPTVIMLAGLQGAGKTTFAAKLANKLKKDGERPYLVAADVYRPAAMKQLEVLANQIKVPAYIDETNRDAVDICRRAWANAKTQDYTYMIIDTAGRLHVDETLMDELADIKKTVRPQEILLVVDAMIGQDAVNLAKNFNDKLSIDGVILTKFDGDTRGGAALSIKSVVGKPIKFVGVGEKIEDLELFHPERLASRILGMGDVVSLVEKAQESINADDMKSLEEKIKTQKFDLEDFLKQLQAIKRMGPLGSILKMIPGMGEIGDLAPAEKEMKKVEAIIQSMTKQERKKPEILKAERKLRIAKGSGTDVSDVNKLLKQFEQMKGMMKMLSSGKMPNFGAGFPKMPMGRNGKRFF, encoded by the coding sequence ATGTTAGAAAATTTAGGAAATAGATTCCAAAGTATTTTTAAAAAAGTAAGAGGACAAAGTAAACTTACTGAAAGCAATATAAAAGAAGCTTTAAAAGAAGTTAAAATGTCATTATTAGAAGCTGATGTAAACTATAAAGTTGTAAAGGATTTTATAAATAAAATACAAGAAAAAGCTATTGGAACTGAAGTTTTAATTGGAGTAAATCCAGGACAACAATTTATAAAAATAGTTAATGATGAATTAATAGAACTTCTTGGAGGAACAAATTCAAGATTAACTAAGGGAGTAAAAAATCCTACAGTTATAATGTTAGCAGGACTTCAGGGGGCTGGAAAAACTACATTTGCTGCAAAATTAGCTAATAAATTAAAGAAAGATGGAGAAAGACCATACTTAGTAGCTGCTGACGTTTATAGACCAGCTGCTATGAAACAATTAGAAGTTTTAGCTAACCAAATAAAAGTTCCAGCTTATATAGATGAAACAAATAGAGATGCAGTAGATATTTGTAGAAGAGCTTGGGCAAATGCAAAAACTCAAGATTATACATATATGATAATAGATACAGCAGGAAGATTACATGTTGATGAGACTTTAATGGATGAATTAGCTGATATAAAGAAAACTGTAAGACCTCAAGAAATATTATTAGTAGTAGATGCTATGATAGGACAAGATGCTGTAAATTTAGCTAAAAACTTTAATGATAAGTTGAGTATAGATGGTGTAATTCTTACGAAATTTGATGGAGATACTAGAGGTGGAGCTGCACTTTCAATAAAATCAGTAGTAGGAAAACCAATAAAATTTGTAGGAGTTGGAGAAAAAATTGAAGATTTAGAGTTATTCCACCCTGAAAGATTAGCTTCAAGGATTTTAGGAATGGGAGATGTTGTATCATTAGTTGAAAAGGCTCAAGAAAGTATAAATGCTGATGATATGAAATCTTTAGAGGAAAAAATAAAAACTCAAAAATTTGATTTAGAAGATTTCTTAAAACAATTACAAGCTATAAAGAGAATGGGGCCACTAGGAAGTATCTTAAAGATGATACCAGGAATGGGAGAGATTGGTGACTTAGCTCCTGCTGAAAAAGAGATGAAAAAAGTTGAAGCTATTATTCAATCTATGACAAAGCAAGAGAGAAAAAAACCAGAAATCCTTAAGGCTGAAAGAAAATTAAGAATTGCAAAAGGAAGTGGAACTGATGTATCTGATGTCAATAAACTTCTTAAACAATTTGAACAAATGAAGGGAATGATGAAGATGCTTAGCTCTGGAAAGATGCCTAATTTTGGAGCAGGATTCCCAAAAATGCCAATGGGTAGAAATGGAAAAAGATTTTTTTAG
- a CDS encoding sodium:alanine symporter family protein produces MERLEFILEKISNIIWGNYLMVTLMGVGVFFTIITGGIQIKGFPLAIKELIQSIKGKNQVKGEGTLSSFQALCTALSSCVGNGNIVGVATAIASGGPGAVFWMWVAGILGMATKYAEIVIGMIYREKTDEGNYVGGPMYYLSKGLGWKRIGVIFAFLMLIQISGGALIQSNAVAIVLNDIFGIKPIIGGIMMGMVVTIVVVGGVKRLGAVAEKLIPIMTSIYFFGGIIIIISNINHIPYAIMNIISSAFNTESVGGGVLGYTIKEAMRYGIARGLYSNEAGEGSAPVLHSAAITDFPARQGLYGILEVFIDTVVICSLTAFIVLTSGVTEQNISPAVYVITAFGGIHYLFRYIIGISMVLFAFSTVLSQWYFGNVTLTYIFNSKVASYFKYIFVCLTLVGSVSTLKIVWALQDTVLGLMIIPNLVGILLLSGKVKKATKEFLDYLKKEKKNYVG; encoded by the coding sequence ATGGAGAGGCTAGAATTTATTTTAGAAAAAATATCTAATATTATTTGGGGAAATTATTTAATGGTAACTTTAATGGGGGTTGGAGTATTTTTTACTATAATTACAGGTGGAATTCAAATAAAAGGATTTCCTTTGGCAATTAAAGAATTAATACAATCTATTAAAGGAAAAAATCAAGTGAAGGGTGAAGGGACACTTTCATCATTTCAAGCTCTTTGTACAGCTTTAAGTAGTTGTGTTGGTAATGGAAATATAGTTGGAGTAGCCACAGCCATTGCCAGTGGAGGACCAGGAGCAGTATTTTGGATGTGGGTTGCTGGTATTCTAGGAATGGCCACTAAATATGCTGAAATAGTAATAGGAATGATATATAGAGAAAAAACTGATGAGGGAAATTATGTTGGAGGACCAATGTATTATCTTTCAAAAGGACTTGGTTGGAAAAGAATAGGGGTAATTTTTGCATTTTTAATGCTTATTCAAATAAGTGGAGGAGCTTTAATTCAATCTAATGCTGTAGCTATTGTATTAAATGATATATTTGGAATAAAACCTATTATAGGTGGAATAATGATGGGAATGGTAGTTACAATAGTTGTAGTTGGTGGAGTAAAAAGGTTAGGAGCAGTAGCAGAAAAATTAATTCCTATAATGACATCTATTTATTTTTTTGGTGGAATTATAATAATTATTTCTAACATAAATCATATCCCTTATGCTATAATGAATATTATATCTAGTGCTTTTAATACAGAATCAGTTGGTGGGGGAGTTTTAGGATATACAATAAAAGAAGCTATGAGATATGGAATTGCTAGGGGATTATATTCAAATGAAGCTGGAGAAGGAAGTGCCCCAGTACTTCACTCAGCAGCTATTACAGATTTTCCAGCAAGACAAGGACTTTATGGAATATTAGAGGTATTTATTGATACTGTAGTAATATGTAGTTTAACAGCTTTTATAGTTTTAACTTCTGGAGTAACAGAACAAAATATTTCTCCAGCTGTTTATGTAATTACAGCTTTTGGAGGAATTCATTATTTATTTAGATATATTATAGGAATAAGTATGGTACTTTTTGCTTTTTCTACAGTTTTATCTCAATGGTATTTTGGAAATGTCACTCTTACATACATATTTAACTCAAAAGTCGCTTCATATTTTAAATATATATTTGTATGTTTAACTTTAGTTGGTTCTGTTAGTACTTTAAAAATTGTATGGGCATTACAAGATACTGTTTTAGGACTTATGATAATACCAAATCTTGTTGGAATCCTTCTTTTGAGTGGAAAAGTAAAGAAAGCAACAAAAGAATTTTTAGATTATTTAAAAAAGGAGAAAAAAAATTATGTTGGCTAA